From the genome of Geoglobus ahangari, one region includes:
- a CDS encoding TIGR00266 family protein — MKYEILSKPSYALLKLTLDEGEEVVAETGAMVFMDGVRLKTEMKGGLFGGLKRMIGGESFFVNRFIAEKRGAILGLAPPYQGDVTHVRVEGTLYAQSGAFLAGSPELEISSKWGGARTFFAGEGLILLKIDGHGDVFLSSFGGIEEVEVNGELVVDTGHIVAFEEGLSFTISKAGGLKATLLSGEGLVAKFKGSGKVWIQTRSVSDYIGWLASLMPSRD; from the coding sequence ATGAAATACGAGATTTTATCCAAACCGAGCTACGCTCTGCTGAAGCTCACTCTCGACGAGGGTGAGGAGGTTGTTGCCGAGACCGGGGCTATGGTCTTCATGGACGGCGTGAGGCTGAAGACGGAGATGAAGGGCGGGCTGTTCGGAGGCCTTAAGAGGATGATCGGCGGAGAGTCGTTCTTCGTGAACAGGTTCATAGCCGAGAAGAGGGGTGCGATTCTCGGCCTCGCCCCGCCGTATCAGGGTGATGTGACGCACGTGAGGGTTGAGGGGACTCTATACGCCCAGAGCGGAGCCTTCCTCGCCGGATCGCCGGAGCTGGAGATATCGAGCAAGTGGGGTGGGGCGAGGACGTTCTTCGCGGGAGAAGGACTGATTCTGCTGAAGATAGACGGCCACGGAGACGTGTTCCTCTCCTCGTTTGGTGGCATCGAGGAGGTCGAGGTTAACGGAGAGCTCGTCGTCGACACGGGCCACATCGTTGCATTTGAGGAGGGGCTGAGCTTCACGATATCCAAGGCTGGAGGCCTAAAAGCCACTCTGCTTAGCGGAGAGGGGCTGGTGGCCAAGTTTAAGGGCTCGGGGAAGGTGTGGATCCAGACCCGATCGGTCTCCGACTACATAGGCTGGCTCGCCTCGCTTATGCCCTCGAGAGACTGA